One segment of Anguilla anguilla isolate fAngAng1 chromosome 1, fAngAng1.pri, whole genome shotgun sequence DNA contains the following:
- the dcst2 gene encoding DC-STAMP domain-containing protein 2 has product MRSLGAFAFGLFLATLYGMTALFLQNYGLWYCLITTVTIAGFIAFGMGLSVRVRCNVMLMLPMLCSMKGQKVLLFLIFSLVVQGPIANTLENFDRAAGSVACGAELAMNQTRQLMERARAPLLPVLNKIKQITRNTYAVAGRVQNLVKALTESVRHVARTLRNVLHFLVNIGEVCNDKLGTPYRKCNMLFDEARDNCMELLSVFSFLCHVVDGFRPLCGLARVLQMFCIIPEYIASHMKTRVAASTIAAFEQMKQEFEFNISASIHFDTQLDSSQSLQQVAQGIMGEVSKDLNRIQELMGLLGYVGLFLLLLMYLQAVLYKSRFLHQDDFDNIYITEQFVQIDLMRSRQGKPTLLPLTDKEAVTYISPCSLTMTARERQGAAVSSVSVLRHVAMGCLVVLLDLVVFWAFDVVHHLAQGEIVARAPIVVAVQVNGSGYASDIFKDLVASFEVLQKGNITVLSKKCLMLPSEPDYYGFLIIGFLYGLSFFVSMAGSYSSRLRRLICASYYPKREQERILFLYNRILSQRTSLRKALLRSVAQSKADEVHATLLQRLVACLPARSCIAKFFKAPEVHCMACGKAAKGREDPNMFACITPQCKGLFCHLCLHSMGGACAVCMGPMMYQEDCEEELDSSDDEQVGLWTAALRNMGHGTQTSKARTLLKGRIREALRRRPQTKNGRSQQGANERVRLVDTDGANETSSDISTQSDTDHSEPDMVYQDRSARDSSDSGDHDPQPFLDVCARKAQEIQAETSGFSTSPESSLSQDEELRAVTIDTPHPEKPPAQKKTSQEL; this is encoded by the exons ATGCGCAGTCTAGGCGCGTTCGCGTTTGGGCTGTTTCTTGCCACCTTGTACGGAATGACAGCGCTATTCTTACAGAACTATGGGCTTTGGTACTGTCTGATCACTACAGTTACCATTGCCGGCTTCATCGCATTCGGCATGGGCCTCTCAGTCCGTGTCCGTTGCAATGTGATGCTCATGCTACCGATGCTCTGCTCCA TGAAGGGACAAAAGGTGCTGTTATTCCTGATCTTTTCCCTGGTGGTCCAGGGGCCCATAGCCAACACGTTGGAGAACTTTGACCGTGCCGCAGGCAGCGTGGCTTGCGGGGCTGAACTAGCCATGAATCAGACCCGCCAGCTGATGGAGCGAGCTCGAGCACCGCTGCTTC CTGTGCTGAATAAGATAAAGCAGATTACCAGGAACACCTATGCAGTTGCGGGGAGGGTGCAGAACCTCGTAAAGGCCTTAACGGAGTCGGTGAGGCACGTGG CTCGTACCCTGAGGAACGTCCTCCACTTCCTGGTCAACATCGGCGAGGTGTGCAATGACAAGCTGGGTACCCCCTACAGGAAGTGCAACATGTTATTCGACGAGGCCCGTGACAACTGCATGGAGCTCCTGTCTGTGTTCTCCTTCCTCTGTCATGTGGTGGATGGCTTTCGCCCCCTTTGTGGTCTTGCTCGGG tgCTACAGATGTTCTGTATAATACCTGAATATATAGCAAGTCATATGAAGACCAGAGTGGCTGCCT CAACTATTGCTGCCTTTGAGCAGATGAAGCAGGAGTTTGAGTTCAACATCTCAGCCTCCATACACTTCGACACACAACTCGACAGCAGCCAGTCTCTACAACAGGTGGCCCAGGGAATCATGGGAGAGGTCTCCAAGGACCTTAATCGCATCCAGGAGTTAATGGGACTGCTGGGATATGTAGGCTTGTTCCTTCTACTGCTTATGTACCTGCA GGCTGTCCTGTACAAAAGCAGGTTCCTCCACCAGGACGACTTTGACAACATCTACATCACCGAACAGTTTGTGCAGATAGACCTTATGAGATCCAGACAAGGGAAACCAACTCTGCTGCCGCTCACTGACAAAGAGGCTGTCACCTACATCAGCCCTT GTTCTCTGACCATGACggccagagagagacagggagcggCTGTCAGCTCAGTTTCTGTCCTCAGGCACGTTGCCATGGGCTGCCTGGTAGTGCTGCTGGACCTTGTTGTCTTCTGGGCATTCGATGTAGTGCACCACTTGGCCCAGGGGGAGATTGTAGCCAGAG CCCCTATTGTGGTTGCGGTTCAAGTGAATGGTTCGGGCTACGCCTCAGATATCTTCAAGGATCTTGTGGCCTCTTTTGAGGTCCTGCAGAAGGGAAATATCACTGTCCTGAGTAAAAAGTGCCTGATGTTGCCCTCTGAGCCTGATTACTATGGCTTCCTCATTATAG GGTTTCTTTATGGTCTCTCCTTCTTTGTTTCAATGGCTGGTAGCTACAGCAGCCGTTTACGGAGATTGATCTGCGCCAGTTACTATCCCAAACGCGAACAG GAGAGGATCCTCTTCCTGTACAACCGCATTCTCAGCCAGCGTACCTCCCTGAGGAAGGCCTTGCTGAGGTCCGTGGCCCAGAGCAAGGCTGACGAGGTCCACGCCACCCTGCTGCAAAGGCTGGTGGCCTG CCTTCCTGCTCGGTCTTGCATCGCAAAATTCTTCAAGGCCCCTGAGGTTCACTGCATGGCTTGTGGAAAGGCAGCGAAAGGGAGGGAGGACCCCAATATGTTCGCCTGCATCACACCGCAGTGCAAAG GCCTGTTCTGCCACCTGTGCCTCCACAGCATGGGCGGTGCGTGTGCCGTCTGCATGGGGCCCATGATGTACCAGGAGGACTGCGAGGAGGAGCT GGACTCCAGTGATGATGAGCAGGTGGGCTTGTGGACTGCAGCCCTGAGGAACATGGGGCACGGGACTCAGACCAGCAAAGCCAGGACGTTACTGAAGGGGCGGATCAGGGAGGCTCTCAGGAGGAGGCCGCAGACCAAAAATGGGAGGAGCCAGCAAGGAGCCAATGAAAGAGTGAGGCTGGTGGACACGGATGGAGCCAATGAAACAAGCAGTGACATCAGCACACAGAGTGACACTGACCACAG TGAGCCAGACATGGTGTACCAGGACAGGTCAGCGCGGGACAGCTCTGACTCTGGCGACCACGACCCCCAGCCTTTTCTGGACGTTTGCGCTCGGAAAGCCCAGGAGATTCAAGCGGAGACCAGCGGCTTTTCCACCTCCCCAGAAAGCAGTCTGTCCCAGGACGAGGAGCTGCGCGCCGTCACCATCGACACCCCCCACCCGGAGAAGCCCCCTGCCCAAAAGAAAACATCACAAGAGCTTTGA